From one Xiphias gladius isolate SHS-SW01 ecotype Sanya breed wild chromosome 12, ASM1685928v1, whole genome shotgun sequence genomic stretch:
- the txn gene encoding thioredoxin, with translation MVRQVENLEEFMAILKEAGDKLVVVDFTATWCGPCKQIAPQFVALSEKPENKNVIFLKVDVDEAEDLSSHCDINCMPTFQFYRKGERVSEFSGANIDKLKSLLESLRQ, from the exons ATGGTTCGCCAAGTGGAAAATTTG gagGAGTTCATGGCCATCCTGAAGGAGGCCGGAGAcaagctggtggtggtggactTCACAGCCACGTGGTGTGGCCCCTGTAAACAGATCGCCCCACAATTTGTA GCACTGTCAGAAAAGCCTGAGAACAAGAACGTAATATTCCTGAAGGTGGATGTGGATGAGGCTgag GATTTGAGTTCACACTGTGATATTAACTGCATGCCCACATTCCAATTCtacaggaaaggagagagg GTTTCCGAATTCTCTGGTGCTAACATAGACAAGTTGAAATCGTTACTGGAATCTCTGAGACAATAA